The following are from one region of the Penaeus vannamei isolate JL-2024 chromosome 28, ASM4276789v1, whole genome shotgun sequence genome:
- the LOC113830049 gene encoding uncharacterized protein codes for MLVLCLCFALLASSSAIPAPRNRGPAVSQFDSQGRQLAGEQASFSVAVPGLAASPLQQQAPQFSPQVPPQPLPAVVEYRSPSNSLESLPVSQLLRHSPVNSQLLSVKTSLTGIMSRLPDNATLLRPNIKDTFSCSGRAYGYYADPDNDCQIFHVCLPLHSLYPTLYKTPTTYTFSFICGNQTSFDQASMACVHKDGFVCDNPEMYYYLNYNFFRKVKTPEGGERWAWINEDVPKGYVYQPVVPKQPGSAGGSVSVPVSVPVSVPVSVPVSVPVGRK; via the exons ATGTTGgtgctttgtttatgttttg CCCTTTTAGCTTCGTCCTCCGCCATTCCTGCTCCACGCAACAGAGGCCCGGCTGTGTCTCAGTTTGACTCGCAGGGGAGACAGCTCGCCGGCGAACAAGCAAGTTTCAGCGTAGCGGTTCCAGGCTTAGCTGCGTCCCCTCTCCAACAGCAGGCGCCGCAGTTCTCCCCACAGGTGCCTCCACAGCCCCTACCCGCAGTGGTGGAGTACAGGTCTCCCTCCAACAGCCTGGAAAGCCTGCCAGTCAGCCAGCTCCTCAGGCACTCCCCGGTCAACTCTCAGCTTCTCAGTGTGAAGACTTCCTTGACAGGCATCATGAGTCGACTTCCGGACAACGCCACCCTCCTCAGGCCCAACATCAAGGACACGTTCTCGTGCAGTGGAAGG GCTTATGGCTACTACGCTGATCCAGACAACGATTGTCAGATTTTCCACGTCTGCTTGCCTCTCCACTCGCTATACCCAACCCTTTACAAGACTCCAACTACGTACACCTTTTCGTTCATCTGCGGAAACCAGACCAGTTTTGACCAG GCGAGTATGGCCTGCGTTCACAAGGACGGCTTCGTCTGCGACAACCCGGAGATGTACTACTACCTCAACTACAACTTCTTCAGGAAGGTCAAGACGCCCGAGGGCGGGGAAAGGTGGGCTTGGATCAATGAAGATGTACCGAAAGGGTATGTGTACCAGCCTGTAGTGCCGAAGCAGCCAGGTTCCGCAGGTGGTTCCGTGTCCGTGCCCGTGTCCGTACCCGTCTCTGTGCCCGTCTCCGTGCCCGTGTCCGTGCCCGTCGGGAGGAAATAG
- the LOC138867183 gene encoding uncharacterized protein produces the protein MLVLCLCFALLASSSAIPAPRNRGPAVSQFDSQGRQLAGEQAGFSVAVPGLAASPLQQQAPQFSPQVPPQPLPAVVEYRSPSNSLESLPVSQLLRHSPVNSQLLSVKTSLTGIMSRLPDNATLLRPNIKDTFSCSGRAYGYYADPDNDCQIFHVCLPLHSLYPILYKTPTTYTFSFICGNQTSFDQASMACVHKDGFVCDNPEMYYYLNYNFFRKVKTPEGGERWAWINEDVPKGYVYQPDVPEQPGSAGGSVSVPVSVPVSVPVSVPVSVPVGRK, from the exons ATGTTGgtgctttgtttatgttttg CCCTTTTAGCTTCGTCCTCCGCCATTCCTGCTCCACGCAACAGAGGCCCGGCTGTGTCTCAGTTTGACTCGCAGGGGAGACAGCTCGCCGGCGAACAAGCAGGTTTCAGCGTAGCGGTTCCAGGCTTAGCTGCGTCCCCTCTCCAACAGCAGGCGCCGCAGTTCTCCCCACAGGTGCCTCCACAGCCCCTACCCGCAGTGGTGGAGTACAGATCTCCCTCCAACAGCCTGGAAAGCCTGCCAGTCAGCCAGCTCCTCAGGCACTCCCCGGTCAACTCTCAGCTTCTCAGTGTGAAGACTTCCTTGACAGGCATCATGAGTCGACTTCCGGACAACGCCACCCTCCTCAGGCCCAACATCAAGGACACGTTCTCGTGCAGTGGAAGG GCTTATGGCTACTACGCTGATCCAGACAACGATTGTCAGATTTTCCACGTCTGCTTGCCTCTCCACTCGCTATACCCAATTCTTTACAAGACTCCAACTACGTACACCTTTTCGTTCATCTGCGGAAACCAGACCAGTTTTGACCAG GCGAGTATGGCCTGCGTTCACAAGGACGGCTTCGTCTGCGACAACCCGGAGATGTACTACTACCTCAACTACAACTTCTTCAGGAAGGTCAAGACGCCCGAGGGCGGGGAAAGGTGGGCTTGGATCAATGAAGATGTACCGAAAGGGTATGTGTACCAGCCCGATGTGCCGGAGCAGCCAGGTTCCGCAGGTGGTTCCGTGTCCGTGCCTGTGTCCGTACCCGTCTCTGTGCCCGTCTCCGTGCCCGTGTCCGTGCCTGTCGGGAGGAAATAG